A region of Streptomyces sp. NBC_01750 DNA encodes the following proteins:
- a CDS encoding CBS domain-containing protein — translation MLHRRTVGDVMTEEVVTLRPNTPIQEVAALLDANDIVAAPVVDEVGAPIGVVSASDMLRHETGMPDPQGRHGNDERAWGKARARTAGALMSSPVFTARADWTIPRAARELRSRHVKQLPVVGDDGLLTGIVSRSDLLDAFIRSDVEIRSEVEQDVLGRILGLDEGTVAVEVHDGVVTLRGHVPEPRLVPVVVGLCQGVDGVVAVDAHLAATRQG, via the coding sequence ATGCTGCACCGCCGCACGGTCGGCGACGTGATGACCGAGGAGGTCGTCACCCTTCGCCCCAACACACCGATCCAGGAGGTCGCCGCCCTGCTGGACGCGAACGACATCGTCGCGGCCCCGGTCGTCGACGAGGTTGGCGCCCCCATCGGCGTCGTGTCCGCGTCCGACATGCTGCGGCACGAGACCGGCATGCCCGATCCGCAGGGGCGGCACGGGAACGACGAGCGCGCCTGGGGCAAGGCCCGGGCCCGGACCGCGGGCGCGCTCATGAGCAGCCCCGTCTTCACCGCCCGCGCCGACTGGACGATCCCCCGGGCCGCGCGGGAACTCCGCAGTCGCCACGTCAAGCAACTGCCGGTGGTCGGCGACGACGGGCTCCTCACCGGCATCGTCAGCCGCAGCGACCTGCTCGACGCCTTCATCCGCTCCGACGTCGAGATCCGCAGCGAGGTCGAGCAGGACGTCCTGGGACGCATCCTCGGCCTGGACGAAGGCACCGTCGCGGTCGAGGTCCACGACGGGGTCGTCACCCTGCGGGGCCACGTTCCGGAACCGCGTCTCGTCCCAGTGGTCGTGGGCCTCTGCCAGGGCGTCGACGGCGTCGTCGCCGTGGACGCCCACCTCGCCGCCACCCGACAGGGCTAG